The proteins below come from a single Drosophila kikkawai strain 14028-0561.14 chromosome 3R, DkikHiC1v2, whole genome shotgun sequence genomic window:
- the cysu gene encoding peroxidase, with product MILRILLLSLVAVARAQYHQFGEQLQTSHGSDCALLLAGPGRSSVYDYNVNLFRGTLNPYNNGPGTCITYDAVNAAYLDARKRIHVAQPKSDWKPEELATVGELLLDISIQLARTYGLSYEEIEKGLPTIDTSKTLIREVCPPFFAGVECRPGKYRRFDGLCNNIEHPTWGAANSPFQRLIGPLYADGINAPRISVTGRDLPFSRVVSRTMHPDDGYHDHAGTVMVIAWGQFMDHDFTLTGTPLDPINRNDPEECCKRPMHLKHPYCNEIRVPDDDYFYRLFNVKCIDFVRGFPSPRPGCKLGSRQQFNTLTGVIDANTVYGVKEAFARKLRTGYGGLMRMNPVFQEYGLKDLLPLKLDIPDEGCTRPNKSMYCFEGGEIRVNEQLVLTCMHTLMAREHNRLATGLSQINKHWDDETLFQEARRINIAIVQHVTFNEFLPILLGKEVMEKFGLVLQKDGYWDGYDSTVNPGIIDSFAGAAFRFGHSLLPTAVERWSKAHKFIASKRLSDLIRRPYDLYRAGVLDEYFMGLMNQVAQAMDDSITQEVTNHLFKKEGARFGMDLVSFNMQRGREFGIPGYMEFRKFCGLPTSNTWDEMYGSMPNETVLRYGSIFEHPADIDLWSGGVSEKSLPGSMLGPTFACVIATQMSYLRRGDRFWYELPNQPSSFTPEQLQEIRKAKLSRLICDNTDLIDTVQIYPMVLPDHEINPRVPCKSGIIPSIDLTKWADFGGHGVDPSLYNYINEIPDTLLNFRK from the exons AATACTTCTACTATCTCTGGTGGCTGTGGCGCGTGCGCAGTACCATCAGTTCGGCGAGCAGCTCCAGACATCTCACGGCTCCGACTGCGCCCTTCTTCTGGCCGGACCCGGTCGCTCCTCCGTCTACGACTACAACGTGAACCTATTTCGCGGCACTTT AAATCCCTACAACAATGGACCGGGAACTTGCATCACCTACGATGCCGTCAACGCCGCCTACTTGGATGCACGCAAGCGAATTC atGTGGCCCAACCAAAGTCGGACTGGAAGCCGGAGGAACTGGCCACTGTGGGCGAACTGCTGCTCGACATTTCCATCCAATTGGCCCGCAC CTACGGCTTGTCCTATGAGGAGATCGAGAAGGGTCTGCCCACCATTGACACATCGAAGACCCTGATTCGGGAGGTGTGTCCACCCTTCTTCGCCGGCGTGGAGTGTCGTCCGGGGAAGTACCGTCGCTTCGATGGTCTCTGCAACAACATCGAGCACCCCACCTGGGGGGCAGCCAATTCTCCATTCCAGCGCCTGATCGGACCGCTATATGCGGACGGTATCAACGCACCCAGAATCTCGGTGACTGGCCGGGATCTGCCCTTCTCCCGTGTGGTCTCCCGCACCATGCATCCCGACGACGGCTACCACGATCATGCCGGCACTGTGATGGTCATCGCCTGGGGCCAGTTCATGGATCACGATTTTACGCTCACGGGAACGCCGCTGG ATCCCATTAACCGCAACGACCCCGAGGAGTGCTGCAAGCGGCCCATGCATCTGAAGCATCCGTACTGCAATGAGATCCGCGTGCCCGATGACGATTACTTCTACCGTCTGTTTAATGTCAAGTGCATTGATTTCGTGCGCGGTTTCCCCTCACCACGACCAGGCTGCAAATTGG GATCCCGTCAGCAGTTCAACACCTTGACCGGCGTGATTGATGCAAATACCGTTTACGGAGTAAAGGAGGCCTTTGCTCGGAAACTGCGAACTGGCTACGGCGGACTGATGCGCATGAATCCCGTGTTCCAGGAGTACGGTCTAAAGGATCTGCTGCCCCTCAAGCTGGACATTCCGGACGAGGGATGCACACGTCCCAACAAGAGCATGTACTGCTTCGAGGGCGGCGAAATCCGGGTGAACGAGCAGCTGGTGCTCACCTGCATGCACACCCTGATGGCCCGTGAGCACAACCGCCTGGCCACCGGCCTGTCGCAGATCAACAAGCACTGGGACGACGAGACCCTGTTCCAGGAGGCCCGACGCATCAACATTGCCATCGTCCAGCACGTGACATTCAACGAGTTCCTGCCCATTCTGCTGGGCAAGGAGGTGATGGAGAAGTTTGGTTTGGTTCTGCAGAAGGATGGCTACTGGGACGGCTATGACTCGACAGTGAATCCCGGCATCATTGACTCCTTTGCCGGAGCAGCCTTCCGCTTTGGCCACTCCCTGCTGCCCACTGCGGTGGAGCGGTGGTCCAAGGCCCACAAGTTCATTGCCTCGAAGCGACTGTCGGACCTCATTCGCAGACCCTACGACCTGTACCGCGCCGGAGTCCTGGACGAGTACTTTATGGGCCTGATGAACCAGGTGGCCCAGGCCATGGACGACTCGATCACGCAGGAGGTGACCAACCATCTGTTCAAGAAGGAGGGCGCCCGCTTCGGCATGGATCTGGTGTCGTTCAACATGCAGCGTGGCCGCGAGTTCGGCATTCCCGGCTACATGGAGTTCCGTAAATTCTGCGGACTGCCCACCTCAAACACCTGGGACGAGATGTACGGCTCCATGCCCAACGAGACGGTTCTGCGCTACGGCAGCATATTTGA GCACCCTGCTGATATTGATCTTTGGTCTGGCGGCGTCTCGGAGAAATCCCTGCCAGGTTCGATGCTGGGACCTACCTTTGCCTGTGTCATTGCCACCCAGATGAGTTACCTGCGTCGAGGAGACCGCTTCTGGTACGAGCTGCCCAATCAGCCATCCTCGTTTACCCCCGAGCAGCTACAGGAGATCCGAAAGGCGAAGCTATCCCGGCTGATCTGCGACAACACCGACTTGATTGATACCGTGCAGATCTACCCCATGGTTTTGCCAGATCACGAAAT CAACCCCCGAGTGCCCTGCAAGAGCGGTATCATTCCCTCAATTGATCTGACCAAGTGGGCGGACTTTGGCGGCCATGGCGTAGATCCCTCACTCTAT AACTACATCAATGAAATACCGGACACGCTGCTGAACTTTAGGAAGTAA
- the LOC138929034 gene encoding vasotab-TY1: MRGVCIVMLISLSVLALAEGIRVRPPVLPPPCPRACTRDYRPRCAVWKRAGRTSVCTFPNPCTLENQICLTGQNWQIRDEDRKCWRDSPDCDTIRK, encoded by the exons ATGAGGGGTGTCTGTATCGTTATGCTCATTTCCCTGAGTGTCCTGGCCTTGGCTGAAGGTATTAGGGTTAGGCCTCCTGTTCTGCCTCCTCCGTGTCCTCGAGCCTGCACAAGGGATTATAGGCCTAGGTGTGCTGTTTGGAAGAGGGCTGGCCGAACCAGTGTCTGCACTTTCCCCAATCCTTGCACTTTGGAAAATCAGATATGCCTAACGGGTCAAA ATTGGCAGATTCGAGATGAGGATAGGAAGTGCTGGCGTGATTCTCCCGACTGCGATACTATTCGAAAGTAA
- the LOC108075661 gene encoding bifunctional arginine demethylase and lysyl-hydroxylase psr-1 — translation MKDKGDLKRARSKLVEILSVHKADLYDKRIQELLQKSCLEHEGFEKWMKWLKLVLLIIFLYLIGKYYYEELQGKNCVFSLPRTLRYAFRPPESCDFCENIKNVPRLQNISPQEFEQKFAYSAAPVIVSDATQNWTAVSLFNYWYFRDVYAKAKQKQHIRECQFLPYKTGFQDIYEALDMPEDRVNLRPGEQPWYFGWSNCHAETAEEFRRHYGRPYFLPESSENNAVDWFFIGSSGLGAQMHIDNVRLPSWQAQLAGSKRWLLVPPPECYLQCKSFDVVVQQGDIIVLDTNKWYHQTFVQPGAISLTIGAEYD, via the exons ATGAAGGATAAGGGAGACCTGAAGCGGGCTCGCAGTAAACTTGTGGAAATACTGAGTGTCCATAAGGCGGACTTATATGATAAAAGGATTCAGGAATTATTGCAGAAATCTTGCCTTGAACATGAAGGATTTGAAAAGTGGATGAAGTGGTTGAAATTAGTTTTGCTGATTATTTTTCTGTACCTCATTGGGAAATACTATTACGAGGAACTTCAGGGAAAG AATTGTGTTTTTTCTCTGCCACGCACCTTGCGTTATGCCTTCCGACCGCCCGAGAGTTGTGATTTttgtgaaaatattaaaaatgtgccCCGCCTACAAAACATAAGCCCCCAAGAGTTTGAGCAAAAATTCGCCTATAGTGCTGCCCCGGTTATTGTCAGTGATGCCACCCAAAACTGGACAGCAGTTTCG cTCTTCAACTATTGGTACTTTCGTGATGTCTATGCCAAGGCCAAGCAAAAGCAGCATATAAGGGAATGCCAGTTTCTGCCATACAAAACAGGATTCCAGGACATATATGAAGCCTTAGATATGCCCGAGGATCGGGTGAATCTGAGGCCGGGTGAGCAGCCCTGGTATTTTGGCTGGAGCAATTGTCATGCCGAAACGGCTGAGGAATTCCGCCGACACTATGGAAGACCCTACTTTCTGCCCGAAAGTTCGGAGAATAATGCAGTCGATTGGTTCTTCATAGGCAGTTCCGGGCTGGGAGCGCAAATGCAT ATTGACAACGTGAGACTGCCGTCGTGGCAGGCGCAGTTGGCGGGCAGCAAACGTTGGCTACTGGTTCCACCGCCCGAGTGCTACCTGCAGTGCAAGAGCTTCGATGTGGTTGTCCAGCAGGGCGATATAA TTGTGCTGGACACAAACAAATGGTACCACCAGACCTTTGTGCAGCCGGGAGCCATCAGTCTGACCATTGGAGCGGAATACGACTAA
- the Eh gene encoding eclosion hormone, producing the protein MNCKPLILCTFVAVALCLVHYGGALPAIGHYTHKRFDSMGGIDFIQVCLNNCVQCKTMLGDYFQGQTCALSCLKFKGKAIPDCEDIASIAPFLNALE; encoded by the exons ATGAACTGCAAGCCCTTGATTTTGTGTACTTTCGTGGCAGTTGCACTCTGTCTGGTGCACTATGGAGGTGCACTGCCCGCCATCGGGCATTACACGCACAAGAGATTTG ATTCCATGGGCGGCATTGACTTCATTCAG GTCTGTCTAAATAACTGCGTCCAGTGCAAGACCATGCTGGGTGACTACTTCCAGGGTCAGACTTGTGCTCTATCCTGCCTCAAGTTCAAGGGCAAGGCTATCCCCGACTGCGAGGATATAGCCTCCATAGCTCCGTTTCTAAATGCTCTCGAGTAA